A portion of the Bacillus thuringiensis genome contains these proteins:
- the odhB gene encoding 2-oxoglutarate dehydrogenase complex dihydrolipoyllysine-residue succinyltransferase: MIEIKVPELAESITEGTISQWLINVGDKVEKGGSVVELETDKVNVEIIAEDSGIVSKLLGEPGDTVEVGATIAILDANGAPVAVSTPAPAAEQPKQETAEAPKAAAPNAEQTTGLQGLPNTNRPIASPAARKMARELGIDLNDVRSTDPLGRVRPHDVQAHAAAPKEAPAAPKSPAPAPVAKTEFEKPVERVKMSRRRQTIAKRLVEVQQTSAMLTTFNEVDMSAIMELRKERKDAFEKKHDVRLGFMSFFTKAVVAALKQFPLLNAEIQGDELIIKKFYDIGIAVAAPDGLVVPVVRDANQLNFAEIESEIRNLGMKARDNKLSLKELQGGTFTITNGGVFGSLMSTPILNSPQVGILGMHKIQVRPVAIDAERMENRPMMYLALSYDHRIVDGKEAVSFLVAVKDMLEDPKSLLLEG; encoded by the coding sequence ATGATCGAAATTAAAGTACCTGAGCTTGCAGAATCTATTACCGAAGGAACTATTTCACAATGGCTTATCAACGTAGGCGACAAAGTTGAGAAAGGTGGCAGCGTTGTTGAGCTTGAAACTGATAAAGTCAATGTAGAAATCATTGCAGAAGATTCAGGTATTGTATCGAAGTTACTAGGCGAACCTGGGGATACAGTTGAAGTTGGCGCAACTATCGCAATTTTAGATGCTAATGGAGCACCAGTTGCAGTAAGTACACCTGCTCCAGCTGCTGAGCAACCAAAACAAGAAACAGCTGAAGCACCGAAAGCTGCAGCTCCAAATGCTGAACAAACTACGGGTCTACAAGGCTTACCAAATACGAACCGTCCTATTGCATCACCAGCTGCTAGAAAAATGGCTCGTGAATTAGGAATCGACTTAAACGACGTACGTAGCACAGATCCACTTGGACGCGTGAGACCACATGATGTACAAGCTCATGCTGCAGCACCAAAAGAAGCACCAGCTGCTCCAAAGAGTCCAGCTCCTGCTCCAGTTGCAAAAACTGAATTCGAAAAACCAGTTGAGCGTGTGAAAATGTCCCGCCGCCGTCAAACAATTGCAAAACGTCTTGTAGAAGTTCAACAAACATCTGCAATGTTAACAACATTTAACGAAGTTGATATGAGTGCGATCATGGAATTACGTAAAGAACGCAAAGATGCTTTCGAGAAAAAACATGATGTACGTCTTGGCTTCATGTCATTCTTCACAAAAGCAGTTGTTGCAGCATTAAAACAATTCCCATTATTAAATGCTGAAATTCAAGGTGACGAGCTTATCATCAAAAAATTCTATGATATCGGTATTGCAGTAGCAGCTCCAGATGGATTAGTTGTTCCAGTTGTACGCGATGCTAACCAATTAAACTTCGCTGAAATCGAAAGCGAAATTCGTAATTTAGGTATGAAAGCACGCGATAACAAACTTTCATTAAAAGAACTACAAGGTGGTACATTTACAATTACAAACGGTGGTGTATTCGGTTCTCTAATGTCAACACCAATCCTAAATAGCCCTCAAGTTGGTATTTTAGGAATGCATAAAATCCAAGTACGCCCAGTTGCAATTGATGCAGAACGTATGGAAAACCGTCCGATGATGTACCTTGCACTATCTTACGATCACCGTATTGTTGATGGTAAAGAAGCAGTTAGCTTCCTTGTTGCTGTTAAAGATATGCTTGAAGATCCAAAATCATTATTATTAGAAGGTTGA